GCCTAATTCATCGGAATCGGTCACTCGTCGTTTGCGAATGGCTACCGTATATTATGAACGCTATTTATACCGCCAGAAAGCGTTTGAAATTAGTATGCCACTTGAGCTAGGATATGGTCATTCGCGGTATGAACGTAATGACGATGTTGCAGAGAAGCACGAACTGGCTCGTGGGGTTTTTATTCCGTTGGGCGTTGGCGTGTCGGGGGCCTACCATTTTCCGAACGTACGCTGGCTACCTCCATTGCATTGGTTCGGTATTAATTTGTTGGTTGGTTATCGCTTCATTCTTAAAAAAGATATACCCGAAAGCCAGATTAATTATTCAGGCTTATACCTGTCGGTTGGGCCATCGTTTTTTTTGGAAAATCTCACAGCCGACATCAAGCAATGGGGGAAGAAGCGAAAGCGAAATAAATAATGCTATATATAGAGACTGGGATTTATAAATCCCAGTCTGTTAAACTAATCAGCTATTACTGGGGACAGCTTCTTCCCATTGGATACGAACCGCCTGCTCCACATCGGCATGCAGACACAGGGCAACCGGGCAGGTATGGGCGATCCGTTCCAGTCGGGCACGGGTTTGGTCGTCAGGGAAAAAAGCAACGCCTTCCCGGTTAGCCTGCAGGGTCAGATTGACTTCTATACGGGCTATTTTGCGGGGAAGCTGGGTCGTCATTATTTTAGTGACATCAAGTTTGCTACCTGTCAGGTCTATACCATCGCGTCGGGCGTTAATCGCCATAGTCGTGATGATGCAGGTGCCAAGCGCATTAGCGACCAGGTCAGTAGGCGAGAACGCTTCCCCTTTTCCCTGATTGTCGGTAGGGGCATCTGTATTGATATGTGTACCTGACTGGAGGTGTTCGCAATCGGTGCGAAGGTCGCCAATGTAGTCGATATGAATCGTTGCCATGCTAATAAACGTATATCAAGTGGTTAGCTCAATGAGCCGATAAGAAAAATGCGTTCGATCGAGTAGATTGTATGGATCAGCTGATTCTCGGATTCGGGTACCGCCAACTGTATTGGAACTGTAGAGTCCAGAGAATCAATCGAATCCAGGGATTTAGCTTAAGGATACCATTCCCTAAAAATCCTTTACGAAATGGGGCTGGCTGCTATTTTAGCGTTAAACATATAAATAATGCTGTAGTTACGCTAATTGTGCAGACCGATTTTGCGAATACGTATAAAAATGTTTAGTTTTAATTTTAGGATATCACGGAAATGCGAACTCTATACAGATTACTTGGTCTTGCGTTGGGGGGATTACTTGTATCCGGGCAAGCTGTAACCGCTCAGAATACGGATGGCGATGACGAGAGTTATCACACCATTACCACGTTTGGCATCACAACCAATACGAACTCAGGCATCATTGGCGGATTTTCCTATCGGCGTTCTAAACTGCTGGCGGGTAAATTAATGGGTATGCCTCAGTATCGGTATCTTAGTATAGAGATTGTTAATGTAAAACATCCTAAAGAAATTCAGTCTTCGCTTAACTCAGTTGGCTCACGATACATCGACGGTAAAGAAAATTACCTGTTCGTGTTACGTCCGCAGTATGGCCGGGAAGTGAAATTATTCCAGCGAAGTAGCGATGAAGGTATAGCCGTGAGTGGTATTTTAGCCGCAGGCCCTTCGTTGGGCATTATCAAGCCATATTATCTTGAAGTGTCCTATGGGAACTCGTCCCGAACGGTTCCGGCTTCTGAGGTAAATGGATTTGCCACAGCTACCGGCGAAACGGTTACGGGTGCCGGAGGGTTTTTTCAGGGCCTCGATCAGTCGAAACTGACGGTTGGCCTGAACGTAAAAGCGGCTTTAAATTTTGAATTAAGCGCCTTTAGAGCCAATACGACCGGCGTAGAAATCGGTTTCCTGGCTGAGATGTTTCCGAATAAAATTGTGATCATCCCCAACCGCAGCCCCAACGGAAATCGGGAAGATGGGAACCGCAGTTTCTTTACATCCGCTTATTTAACCTTGTTTTTTGGGAGTAAGAAATAGGAATTGATAGGTGCTCGGAGTTCAAAGCGAGGAGGGCTAGCTCATCACCAGATTGAGCCTTACTCATCGCTTCGAACTCCGAACGCTTTTTTATGAACTTTCCGGCGGAAAAACGAATTTTGCTGGAAAGGATTGAGGAGCTATGATTGAACTACCTGTAATACCCTCCGAACAACAAAGGAAGAAACGTCCCGACTGGTTACGGGTCAAATTACCCATCGGCCCTGAATACGCCAAAGTTCGTAAACTCGTCGACGAGCATAAACTTCATACTATTTGCGAAAGCGGTAATTGCCCCAATATGGGTGAGTGCTGGGGGGCTGGAACGGCTACATTCATGATTTTAGGGAATGTCTGTACACGGAGCTGTACGTTTTGTGCAGTAGCCACCGGACGACCTAATGAATATGATACCGACGAGCCCCGCCGAGTAGCCGAAGCTATTGTGCTGATGAAGGTAAAACATGCCGTTATCACATCGGTAAACCGCGATGAACTCAAAGATCGGGGTGCCGAAATCTGGTATCAAACGGTCCGGCTGATCAAAGAAGCTTCGCCGACGACCACCATCGAGACCCTGATTCCCGACACAAAAGGAAATTGGGAGGCCCTGGAACGGATGATTTCGGCAGGTCAGGAAGTGGTGTCGCACAACATGGAAACGGTAGAACGACTATACCGACGCGTGCGTCCACAGGCGCGTTATGAACGCAGTCTGGAGCAGATTCGTCGTACCAAAGAATATGGTCAACGGACAAAATCGGGTATTATGCTGGGCCTTGGCGAAACGCATGAGGAAGTGTTCAAAGCGATGGACGATCTGGCCCAAAACGGACTGGATGTGCTGACGCTGGGCCAATATTTACAGCCGACCAAGATGCACCACGAAGTAATTGAGTGGATTCATCCTGAAACGTTTGCGATGTACCGTGAAGAAGGTTTAAAGCGTGGATTGAAATATGTAGAGTCGGGTCCACTGGTTCGTTCGAGCTATCACGCCGAAAAACATGTGAATGTATAAGCGTACCTAAAACAATTTAGGCAGGTTCATTAGTTTAAAAGACGAGAGTCCGGACCCACACGGCCCGGACTTTTTCGTTACTGCATGAAAAAATACGATTTCATCATTGCGGGAGGAGGAATGGCAGGCCTAAGCCTGGCTTATTATTTGCTACAGTCGCCCTTACGTGACCGACGCATCCTGATTCTGGACCGCGATCAAAAAAACCGTAATGACCGTACATGGTGTTTCTGGGAGCGTGATCCCAGAGAGCCACTCTCGCCACGTATCAATCAACGTCTGGCTGCTACTCGCCCATTTGAGTCGATCCTGTTTCGGAGCTGGAAGTCGATTTCGTTTCATGGCACTACGTATTCCGGGCTGCTCGACATGGGCAGATACCGGTACAAAATGCTGCGCGGTATTGATTTTTACAGCTTTATGGAGGCTGAGCTAGCCAAGTGGCCTAATGTGGAACAAAAGCAGGCGACCATTCAGCGGATAAAAGATACGCCACAGGGTGGATTTATCATTGCCGATGATGAACCGTATATCGCTGACTATATTTTCGACAGCACCTTTGCTTTAAAACTTGATCAACCCGAAAATCATAACCTGCTTCAGCATTTCAAAGGCTGGGTTATTCAAACGAAATCGCCCTGTTTTGACCCCCAACGCCCCGAAATTATGGACTTTCGCGTTGAACAGCACGGCGATTGCCGGTTTCTATATGTACTGCCTTTCGATGAACATACCGCACTGGTTGAGTTTACGTTGTTTAATGATACACTGCTTACGGATGCGGAATATGAGGCCGATTTGCGCCAGTATATAGATCGGTATCTGCCTACAGGTGGGTATGTGATCTGTGAGACAGAATATGGCGTTATTCCTATGTCGGATGAACCTACGCAGGAAAATCCTTCTGAGCATATAATCCGCATTGGTACGGCTGGTGGCTTTACAAAACCATCGACGGGCTATACATTCCAACGGACACAACGGTATCTGCAAACTATTGTCAAAAACCTGACCGATACTGGAAAACCTAATCGAAAAGAACCCTGGTTTAAACGCCGTTTTAAGTTTTACGATAGTATTTTCCTGAATGTGCTGGAAAAACATCGCTATCCCGCCGATGATATCTTTACCCGAATCTATACAGAGAATCCTCGCCGTGTATTTAAATTTCTGGACGAAGACACCTATTTTCTGGAAGAATTACGGCTATTCGCCACTATGCCATTCTGGCCCTTCTTATCCGCTTTTTTTGATGTACTACGAAGAAAGGTCGTTGGCTAATTGACCAAGTGTAGGGCTCCAAATTTGGCCCGTGCTCAGAAACTCATAAATTTGTCGTTTTAAACCAAGTCATACGGATAGCGCAATGCCTTATCTCTTCACTTCCGAGTCTGTTTCTGAGGGACATCCTGATAAAGTCGCCGACCAGATCTCCGACGCACTGATTGACAACTTTCTGGCTTTTGATCCATCCAGCAAGGTTGCTTGTGAAACCCTTGTAACTACAGGCCAGGTTGTACTGGCGGGTGAAATTAAGACGGATACCTACCTGGATGTTCAGAAAATTACGCGTGAGGTGATCCGTAAAATCGGCTACACCAAGAGCGAATATATGTTCGAAGCGAACTCCTGTGGTATTTTTTCGGCGCTACACGATCAGTCGGCCGACATTAACCAAGGTGTTGACCGGGAAGTGGCCAACGACGACTTTGAAACGAAAGCCAACGCTCAAGGCGCTGGTGATCAGGGAATGATGTTTGGATATGCCACCAACGAAACCGATAACTACATGCCACTGCCGCTCGATCTGGCTCATGCCATCCTGCGGGAAATGTCCAATATCCGTAACAACGAGCTTTCATTAATGCCCTATCTGCGGCCTGATGCCAAGTCGCAGGTGACAATTGAATATTCCGACGATCACCAGCCGATCCGGATTGATACCATCGTTGTATCGACTCAGCATGATGATTTTGCTGACGACGATACGATGCTGGCAAAAATCAAGGAAGACATCATTAACATTGTTATTCCACGGGTAAAGGCCGCTCAGAAAGCTGAACTCCATAGCCTGTTTACGGACGACATCACCTATTACATAAACCCAACCGGCAAATTCGTAATAGGTGGACCTCATGGCGATACTGGGCTGACAGGCCGCAAAATCATTGTGGATACGTACGGCGGTAAAGGTGCTCACGGTGGTGGTGCTTTCTCGGGCAAAGATCCCTCGAAAGTTGACCGTTCAGCCGCATATGCTACCCGGCACATTGCCAAAAATCTGGTGGCTGCTGGCCTTTGCGATCAGGTATTAGTACAGGTTTCGTATGCTATTGGGGTTGCTAAGCCCTGTGGTCTTTATGTCAACACGTACGGTACAGCCAAGGTTGATTTGCACGATGGCGAAATTGCCGAAAAGGTGGGCAAAATTTTCGACATGCGTCCCTATGCCATAGAACAACGCCTGAAGCTGCGTAACCCGATCTATTCGGAAACAGCCGCTTATGGACATATGGGTCGTAAGAATGAGGTAGTGAAGAAAACCTTTGGCTCAAACGGCCACTCCAAAGAAGTGGAAGTTGAACTATTTACCTGGGAGAAACTCGACTTTGTCGATAAAATCAAAGCTGAATTCGGCCTGTAATGTATCCACGGGCTTCAGCCCGTGTTGCTGTAAAGCCCGCTGGTACAGTTAATACACGCAAAAGCCACTCCGGACGGAGTGGCTTTTGCGTGTTGGAATTAATAAACTGGTTTATAACTCATCGGGTTCAAAGACTTCGTCTTCCGTTTCCACTATTGAGGTGGCTTGAGCAATAGCCGGGCTGGAAATGTCGTTGCGTTTTTGTTTGCAGCGAACAAGTTTGTCTTTCAGAACATCCATTACCCGGTCTGTAGCACTTTCGAAGCTTTTATCGTGTTCTTTCACGAAAATCTCCTTCCCCGGAATCATCAGTCGAACTTCGACAATTTTCTCTTTAATCTTGTTGGAGTCGGCGCCTTCTAGTCGTAAGAACACTTCACCACTAATAATTCGATCATGAAATGTATCGAGCTTATCAAGCTTAGCCTGGATAAAATCTAACAGGCTCTGGTCTGCCGTAAATTTAACGGCGTGCATTTGTAGTCTCATTGTGTCGCTTTTAAGGTGAATTGAATTAAGAACATCAATGGACTATCTAAGTTTGAGTATACAAACCACAAAGTCAAGGCTGCCTACGAAAGATGCAACTAGGTTTCACGCCAGCGAAGCAAACAATCTGTTAACAATTTGATAATAGACGCATTTAAGCTTTGACGTGGAACGGTTGACAATGAAAATTCTTTAAAAAATATAAATTTAAAATTGCTGAAAGCGGATTTGAATCGGCTTATTGGGGCGTAGGGTAATCAGTGGCTTGGGCACGACCAGTTGATTTGGGATCGATT
This window of the Spirosoma aerolatum genome carries:
- a CDS encoding OsmC family protein, with the translated sequence MATIHIDYIGDLRTDCEHLQSGTHINTDAPTDNQGKGEAFSPTDLVANALGTCIITTMAINARRDGIDLTGSKLDVTKIMTTQLPRKIARIEVNLTLQANREGVAFFPDDQTRARLERIAHTCPVALCLHADVEQAVRIQWEEAVPSNS
- the lipA gene encoding lipoyl synthase, which translates into the protein MIELPVIPSEQQRKKRPDWLRVKLPIGPEYAKVRKLVDEHKLHTICESGNCPNMGECWGAGTATFMILGNVCTRSCTFCAVATGRPNEYDTDEPRRVAEAIVLMKVKHAVITSVNRDELKDRGAEIWYQTVRLIKEASPTTTIETLIPDTKGNWEALERMISAGQEVVSHNMETVERLYRRVRPQARYERSLEQIRRTKEYGQRTKSGIMLGLGETHEEVFKAMDDLAQNGLDVLTLGQYLQPTKMHHEVIEWIHPETFAMYREEGLKRGLKYVESGPLVRSSYHAEKHVNV
- a CDS encoding lycopene cyclase family protein, which encodes MKKYDFIIAGGGMAGLSLAYYLLQSPLRDRRILILDRDQKNRNDRTWCFWERDPREPLSPRINQRLAATRPFESILFRSWKSISFHGTTYSGLLDMGRYRYKMLRGIDFYSFMEAELAKWPNVEQKQATIQRIKDTPQGGFIIADDEPYIADYIFDSTFALKLDQPENHNLLQHFKGWVIQTKSPCFDPQRPEIMDFRVEQHGDCRFLYVLPFDEHTALVEFTLFNDTLLTDAEYEADLRQYIDRYLPTGGYVICETEYGVIPMSDEPTQENPSEHIIRIGTAGGFTKPSTGYTFQRTQRYLQTIVKNLTDTGKPNRKEPWFKRRFKFYDSIFLNVLEKHRYPADDIFTRIYTENPRRVFKFLDEDTYFLEELRLFATMPFWPFLSAFFDVLRRKVVG
- the metK gene encoding methionine adenosyltransferase — translated: MPYLFTSESVSEGHPDKVADQISDALIDNFLAFDPSSKVACETLVTTGQVVLAGEIKTDTYLDVQKITREVIRKIGYTKSEYMFEANSCGIFSALHDQSADINQGVDREVANDDFETKANAQGAGDQGMMFGYATNETDNYMPLPLDLAHAILREMSNIRNNELSLMPYLRPDAKSQVTIEYSDDHQPIRIDTIVVSTQHDDFADDDTMLAKIKEDIINIVIPRVKAAQKAELHSLFTDDITYYINPTGKFVIGGPHGDTGLTGRKIIVDTYGGKGAHGGGAFSGKDPSKVDRSAAYATRHIAKNLVAAGLCDQVLVQVSYAIGVAKPCGLYVNTYGTAKVDLHDGEIAEKVGKIFDMRPYAIEQRLKLRNPIYSETAAYGHMGRKNEVVKKTFGSNGHSKEVEVELFTWEKLDFVDKIKAEFGL
- a CDS encoding HPF/RaiA family ribosome-associated protein — protein: MRLQMHAVKFTADQSLLDFIQAKLDKLDTFHDRIISGEVFLRLEGADSNKIKEKIVEVRLMIPGKEIFVKEHDKSFESATDRVMDVLKDKLVRCKQKRNDISSPAIAQATSIVETEDEVFEPDEL